A stretch of the Flavobacterium sp. 5 genome encodes the following:
- a CDS encoding methionyl-tRNA formyltransferase — translation METQKKIMILCGGKFAFKSLQLLAYEKFVCAIGIGKSSNAIIDALERESEDNNFGFKSFPDKKSITEMRTWINNIQPDYIFCISFPFLLPESVLSYGSNKFINFHPGPLPQYRGVMPLFDVLKNQETETAICAHFMNEKFDEGNIIFNDPIPIQKGDTYGKLTVKLSDRMAQVTLNMANMLQFANNIPNHKQDETESCYYEKPELSDTYINWKRMTASQIISLINACNPWNNGADATLQGEQVKIIVASLLNEPHKNQPGTIVSLTDTINIACEDNKQIAIEILSTDQGIMTASQFIMLQPLIANILN, via the coding sequence ATGGAAACACAGAAAAAAATAATGATATTATGTGGTGGCAAATTTGCATTTAAATCGCTTCAATTATTAGCATATGAAAAATTTGTATGCGCGATTGGAATTGGTAAAAGCAGCAACGCCATAATAGATGCTTTAGAAAGAGAATCCGAAGACAACAACTTTGGTTTTAAATCTTTTCCTGATAAAAAAAGTATTACCGAAATGAGAACTTGGATTAATAACATACAACCTGATTATATCTTTTGTATCTCCTTTCCGTTTTTACTTCCTGAAAGTGTTTTATCCTACGGAAGTAATAAATTCATCAACTTTCATCCTGGTCCGTTACCTCAGTATCGTGGCGTAATGCCACTTTTTGACGTATTAAAAAATCAGGAAACTGAAACCGCCATTTGTGCTCATTTTATGAATGAAAAATTCGATGAAGGCAATATCATTTTTAATGATCCAATACCAATACAAAAAGGAGACACATACGGCAAGTTAACCGTAAAATTAAGTGACCGTATGGCTCAAGTCACTTTGAATATGGCAAATATGCTACAATTTGCCAATAACATTCCAAATCATAAGCAAGATGAAACGGAATCCTGTTATTATGAAAAACCTGAATTATCAGACACTTATATTAATTGGAAACGTATGACAGCAAGTCAAATAATCTCACTAATTAATGCCTGTAACCCTTGGAATAATGGAGCAGATGCTACATTACAAGGAGAACAGGTTAAAATAATTGTAGCCTCCTTATTAAATGAACCTCATAAAAATCAACCGGGAACAATTGTATCCTTAACCGATACTATAAATATAGCTTGTGAAGATAACAAACAAATTGCAATTGAAATACTAAGTACCGATCAAGGTATTATGACAGCTTCACAATTTATAATGTTACAGCCTTTAATCGCAAACATTCTTAATTAA
- a CDS encoding ABC transporter substrate-binding protein: MQTIGILLARSTYYQTIGFDLYEGLRSGLKQLGRSDIKIVTENIGFGADKQQCYRSAEKLLLEENALVVIAYIGHRMAQLLRPLFLAANKILIVLDAGANLPHEWPTCPNIFYHSLHNSLGASLAAKQAINDGYVSAGMVTNYYDGGYLHTHSISKGFEEAGGTIFFNHATGYKTEDFTVAPLINHLKQFPNSALLSLFSGDFVQWYFEDIKNSFEEQNLPIYLPPFGFEEMMLANAEYPSHNIKGIAAWSIKLESKENKTFIETMTNAGRTPNLFSLLSWESASIALKITELIDEYKNNTPKIALGIQSFSFESPRGRIYFESKTNTSIAPLYNATIISTDEGKCEVQIESITNNVFEHFEKLTIQELNNSTSAWHNSYACI, encoded by the coding sequence ATGCAAACAATAGGAATTTTACTAGCCCGCTCAACATATTATCAAACCATTGGATTTGATTTATATGAAGGCCTTCGCTCTGGTTTAAAACAGCTAGGAAGAAGTGATATTAAAATAGTTACAGAAAACATAGGTTTTGGAGCAGACAAACAACAATGTTACCGCAGTGCCGAAAAACTTTTATTAGAAGAAAATGCTCTTGTTGTAATTGCTTATATAGGACATCGCATGGCACAATTACTTCGCCCCCTTTTCCTTGCCGCAAACAAAATACTAATTGTTTTAGATGCGGGAGCCAATTTACCTCACGAATGGCCTACTTGTCCAAATATTTTTTATCATTCACTTCATAACTCTCTAGGTGCATCTCTTGCTGCAAAGCAAGCTATCAATGATGGTTATGTATCAGCTGGGATGGTAACTAACTATTATGATGGTGGTTACTTACATACACACAGCATCTCCAAAGGATTTGAAGAAGCAGGAGGAACCATTTTTTTTAATCATGCAACTGGCTATAAAACAGAAGATTTTACGGTAGCTCCTCTAATAAATCATTTAAAACAATTTCCAAACAGTGCCTTATTAAGTTTGTTTAGTGGTGATTTTGTACAATGGTATTTTGAAGACATCAAAAATTCATTTGAAGAACAAAACCTTCCTATTTATTTGCCTCCTTTTGGCTTTGAAGAAATGATGTTAGCTAATGCAGAGTATCCAAGTCATAATATAAAAGGAATTGCTGCGTGGTCAATAAAACTAGAATCAAAAGAAAATAAAACATTTATTGAAACAATGACAAATGCTGGTAGAACTCCTAATCTATTCTCATTGTTGAGTTGGGAAAGTGCTTCAATAGCTCTGAAAATAACGGAATTAATTGACGAATATAAAAATAACACACCAAAAATAGCATTGGGTATACAATCATTTAGTTTTGAAAGTCCAAGAGGCAGAATTTATTTTGAATCCAAAACAAATACTTCAATTGCACCACTATATAATGCGACTATAATTTCTACTGACGAAGGTAAATGCGAAGTACAAATAGAAAGCATCACAAATAATGTATTTGAACATTTTGAAAAATTAACGATTCAAGAACTGAATAATTCCACATCAGCTTGGCACAACAGTTATGCCTGCATCTAA
- a CDS encoding phage tail protein, with the protein MSTEPFIGEIKIFGFNFPPRGYATCQGQLMGIAQNTALFSLLGTTYGGNGQTTFALPDLQGRMPIGQGQGPGLSNYVMGQEAGTENVTILTSNMPAHVHTLTALSVKLKASTANADEASPEGNFLATAATTMYSGNGATAGTYTGGVEISGNTDITGSGFPISILSPYLTINYSIATEGIFPSRN; encoded by the coding sequence ATGTCAACAGAACCTTTCATTGGAGAGATTAAAATTTTCGGTTTCAATTTTCCTCCTAGAGGATATGCTACATGTCAAGGACAATTAATGGGAATTGCTCAAAACACTGCACTATTTTCTTTATTAGGCACCACTTATGGGGGGAACGGGCAAACAACATTTGCTTTACCCGATTTACAAGGACGCATGCCTATAGGACAAGGACAAGGGCCAGGACTATCTAATTATGTAATGGGGCAAGAAGCTGGTACAGAAAATGTAACAATATTAACATCAAATATGCCAGCACACGTTCATACTCTAACAGCTTTATCAGTAAAACTAAAAGCTTCAACTGCAAATGCTGATGAAGCATCTCCAGAAGGTAACTTTCTTGCTACTGCTGCTACTACTATGTATTCTGGCAACGGAGCAACTGCTGGAACTTACACTGGTGGAGTTGAAATATCTGGCAATACAGATATAACTGGATCTGGCTTTCCTATTTCAATATTGAGCCCATATTTGACAATTAATTATTCCATTGCCACTGAAGGAATATTCCCAAGTAGAAACTAA
- a CDS encoding sensor histidine kinase — protein sequence MEKRMVLESLDVSQNKKQLLAVVRVLEMDRKRIAQGLHDDIGSKLNVISLNCHLLKIPNLPQKEIEEITKNIIEYTSKALGSSKKMTYSLLPPVLEKFGLHAGIEELCTDLIDNKIVDIQYVNNIKFDFNDNDRHIHVFRILQELLNNSIQHGKATSISIFFNEIGGENICSYSDNGIGFDLNQLESHEGLGMKNVTSRVAILEGNFTIESQMNKGISVVFNF from the coding sequence ATGGAAAAAAGAATGGTACTTGAAAGTTTAGATGTTTCACAAAACAAAAAACAATTATTGGCAGTAGTTCGTGTATTAGAAATGGATAGAAAACGAATAGCCCAAGGCTTACACGACGATATTGGTTCAAAATTAAATGTGATTTCTCTAAATTGTCATTTGTTGAAAATTCCTAATTTACCTCAAAAAGAAATAGAAGAAATCACTAAGAATATTATAGAATATACTTCAAAAGCGTTGGGTAGTTCTAAAAAAATGACCTACAGTTTGCTTCCTCCAGTTTTAGAAAAATTTGGGCTTCATGCAGGAATTGAGGAATTATGTACTGATTTAATTGATAATAAAATTGTTGATATTCAATATGTAAATAATATAAAGTTTGATTTTAATGACAATGATAGGCATATTCATGTTTTTAGAATTTTACAGGAATTGTTGAATAATTCTATACAGCATGGAAAAGCAACTTCAATATCTATTTTTTTTAATGAAATAGGAGGGGAAAACATATGTAGCTATTCGGATAATGGAATTGGTTTTGATTTGAATCAGCTAGAAAGTCATGAGGGTTTGGGAATGAAAAATGTGACAAGTAGAGTAGCAATTTTGGAAGGGAATTTTACGATTGAATCACAAATGAACAAAGGGATTTCAGTGGTTTTTAATTTTTAA
- a CDS encoding response regulator transcription factor: MSKTIKIILVDDEVLFRKGISFLLTREENIEVVFEASNGLELMEFLKSDNPKPDIIIMDLKMPLLNGIEATKIIRKDFPDIKIIALTSYDSKSFIANMVDVGAVSYLVKNTTPQELFATINEVAEKGFYYSDYVMNIIQKDIVSNKKSKCSFDTNFITSRELEVLQLICKQKSTIEIGEKLFISPRTVEGHRNNLLLKTESKNIAGLVVFAIQHELVSLGVI; the protein is encoded by the coding sequence ATGAGCAAAACTATAAAAATAATTTTGGTAGATGATGAAGTGCTTTTTAGAAAAGGAATTTCTTTTTTATTAACCAGAGAAGAAAATATTGAAGTTGTTTTTGAAGCTTCAAATGGACTCGAGTTGATGGAGTTTCTTAAAAGTGATAATCCTAAACCAGATATTATAATCATGGATTTGAAAATGCCATTGCTTAATGGTATTGAAGCTACAAAGATTATTCGTAAAGATTTTCCGGATATAAAAATCATCGCATTAACAAGTTATGATTCAAAATCGTTTATAGCGAACATGGTCGATGTGGGTGCTGTTTCGTATTTAGTTAAAAATACCACTCCACAAGAATTATTTGCGACTATAAATGAAGTAGCTGAAAAGGGTTTTTATTATTCTGATTATGTAATGAATATTATTCAGAAGGATATTGTTTCCAATAAAAAATCCAAATGTAGTTTTGATACTAATTTTATCACTTCTAGGGAGCTTGAGGTTTTGCAACTCATTTGCAAACAAAAAAGTACTATAGAAATTGGCGAAAAGTTATTTATAAGTCCAAGGACAGTTGAAGGGCATAGGAATAACTTATTACTGAAAACAGAGTCTAAAAATATTGCAGGATTGGTTGTTTTTGCAATACAGCATGAATTAGTTTCTTTGGGTGTAATTTAA
- a CDS encoding asparagine synthetase B translates to MIRKILLFIFIFLMSISSRASFILLPMDETTQQNHLKAYGITYWCLAKNYKASWLLNYRGGSFLLPDAEEIRKECQIRGVSFEVLSDSEQAAILNEIASPSQNMETVILEKAPKVAVYTPKGKQPWDDAVTLVLTYAEIPFTPIYDEEVLSDQLLLYDWLHLHHEDYTGQYGKFYGAYKNTPWYIDQKRDAEALAKKLGYEKVSQEKGAVAKKIRDFVIGGGFLFAMCSATDSFDIALAADGVDICESMFDGDPSEANYQSKLNFNSTFAFKNFTLERRPEEYEFSNIDMTTKRKIPMDKDYFTLMEYSAKWDFIPSMLCQNHTQLIKGFMGQTTAFDSEFVKSNVLVMGTCELDGEARYIHGEKGKGMFTFYGGHDPEDYQHQVGDPATVLDLHPNSPGYRLILNNVLFPAARKKKQKT, encoded by the coding sequence ATGATACGCAAAATACTTCTTTTTATATTTATTTTTCTAATGTCGATTTCTAGCAGAGCTTCGTTTATTTTGCTGCCAATGGATGAAACAACTCAGCAAAATCATCTTAAGGCATACGGGATTACCTACTGGTGTTTGGCCAAAAACTACAAAGCAAGTTGGTTACTCAATTACCGAGGAGGATCTTTTTTATTACCTGATGCCGAAGAGATTCGAAAAGAATGTCAAATTCGCGGCGTAAGTTTTGAAGTACTTTCAGATTCAGAACAAGCAGCAATTTTGAATGAAATAGCGAGTCCATCTCAAAATATGGAGACTGTTATTCTTGAAAAAGCTCCAAAAGTTGCTGTCTATACTCCAAAAGGGAAACAACCTTGGGACGATGCAGTAACTTTGGTTTTGACTTATGCTGAAATTCCTTTTACACCTATTTATGATGAAGAAGTATTAAGTGACCAATTACTATTGTATGATTGGCTTCATTTGCATCATGAGGATTACACTGGTCAATATGGAAAGTTTTATGGAGCTTACAAAAATACCCCTTGGTATATAGATCAAAAGAGAGACGCCGAGGCTTTGGCTAAAAAGTTAGGATATGAAAAAGTATCTCAGGAGAAAGGTGCTGTCGCAAAGAAAATTCGTGATTTTGTAATAGGGGGCGGCTTTCTATTTGCCATGTGCTCAGCGACTGATAGTTTTGATATTGCTTTGGCAGCAGATGGTGTTGATATTTGTGAATCGATGTTTGATGGAGATCCTAGTGAAGCTAATTATCAATCCAAATTAAATTTTAATAGCACTTTTGCTTTCAAAAATTTCACTTTGGAACGCAGACCAGAGGAATACGAATTTTCGAATATCGATATGACCACGAAAAGAAAAATTCCAATGGACAAGGATTATTTTACTTTGATGGAATATTCTGCTAAGTGGGATTTTATTCCCAGTATGTTGTGTCAGAATCACACACAGTTAATCAAGGGATTTATGGGGCAAACAACTGCTTTTGATTCTGAATTTGTGAAATCTAATGTTTTAGTAATGGGAACTTGTGAACTCGATGGTGAAGCACGTTACATTCATGGAGAAAAAGGAAAAGGAATGTTTACTTTTTATGGAGGTCACGATCCCGAGGATTACCAGCATCAAGTAGGGGATCCAGCGACAGTTTTAGACTTACATCCCAACTCCCCAGGTTATCGATTAATTTTAAATAATGTTTTGTTTCCTGCAGCCAGAAAGAAAAAACAAAAGACTTAA
- a CDS encoding endonuclease/exonuclease/phosphatase family protein — MNKISCLLFLFFFNAFYSQTKLLSWNLENFGKSKSDQEIDFIANTIKDFDIVTIQEVVAGNGGTQAIAKLADGLNRKGSKWNYAVSNPTSSTAYKTERYAFLWKTNTIKLKGKPWLEQRFHLEIDREPYFATFEIKGKTITIASFHAITKNKQPETEIKYFKFLPQEYANLNLIFTGDFNCPQSHSVFNPLKKMGYTPILQNQKTSLKTKSKGENSLASEFDNMFYKSSSIHYIKSDVILFYKKFPSLKEARKISDHIPIWIEFSLN; from the coding sequence ATGAACAAAATATCCTGTCTTCTCTTTTTATTTTTTTTCAACGCTTTTTATTCCCAAACCAAACTCCTTTCCTGGAATCTGGAAAACTTTGGCAAATCCAAATCTGATCAAGAGATTGATTTTATTGCTAATACTATTAAAGATTTTGATATTGTCACCATTCAGGAAGTGGTAGCAGGAAATGGAGGAACCCAAGCTATAGCAAAACTAGCCGACGGACTCAATCGCAAAGGATCAAAATGGAATTATGCAGTTAGCAATCCTACTTCAAGCACTGCGTATAAAACAGAGCGTTATGCTTTTCTTTGGAAAACTAATACAATAAAACTAAAAGGAAAACCTTGGTTGGAACAAAGATTTCATCTGGAAATTGACCGAGAGCCTTATTTTGCTACTTTTGAAATAAAAGGAAAAACCATAACCATTGCCTCTTTCCATGCCATAACCAAAAATAAACAACCCGAAACTGAGATAAAATATTTCAAGTTTTTACCTCAAGAATACGCTAATTTGAATCTTATTTTTACTGGTGATTTCAATTGCCCGCAATCTCATTCAGTTTTTAATCCTTTGAAAAAAATGGGCTATACTCCTATTTTACAAAACCAAAAAACATCCTTAAAAACAAAATCCAAAGGAGAAAATTCCTTGGCTTCAGAATTTGATAATATGTTTTATAAAAGCAGTTCAATACATTATATCAAATCGGATGTGATTTTGTTTTACAAAAAATTTCCCTCCTTAAAAGAAGCGAGAAAAATATCGGACCATATCCCTATTTGGATTGAATTCTCATTGAATTAA
- a CDS encoding DUF2490 domain-containing protein has product MKNVSNFFVLLFPILVFGQAVAKKEVNQQVQTWVSLNTVTKFAEHWGVVADVHIRENGFFESDNFYLLRGGVSYMPNSAVSLIGGYAHMWLAPTKEGWFVYSNENRIYQQVQLSSKIGKVTVLQRLRNEQRWQQIMINDAPSGILRFTDRVRYLASFTIPVFNNKKLPSLVLSDEILIQFGKDIVYNTFDQNRLFIGIKQNISPKLSYDFGYMNVYQEKINGYQYDMNHTIRLFFYLNSDVKHNPSKSPEHS; this is encoded by the coding sequence TTGAAAAACGTATCTAATTTTTTTGTTTTATTATTTCCTATTTTAGTATTTGGGCAAGCAGTTGCCAAAAAAGAAGTAAATCAACAGGTTCAAACGTGGGTTTCTTTGAATACAGTAACAAAATTTGCAGAGCACTGGGGAGTAGTTGCTGATGTTCATATCCGAGAGAATGGTTTTTTTGAAAGCGATAACTTTTATTTATTAAGGGGAGGTGTTTCATACATGCCGAATTCAGCAGTTTCTTTGATTGGAGGTTATGCTCATATGTGGCTGGCTCCAACAAAAGAAGGTTGGTTTGTTTATTCTAATGAAAACAGGATATATCAGCAGGTGCAGTTAAGTTCTAAAATTGGTAAAGTAACCGTGCTTCAAAGACTGAGAAATGAGCAAAGATGGCAACAGATAATGATTAATGATGCGCCTTCTGGAATCCTTCGCTTTACAGATAGAGTCCGATATTTAGCTAGTTTCACCATTCCTGTATTTAATAATAAAAAGTTGCCTTCATTGGTACTTTCTGATGAGATTTTAATACAATTTGGAAAGGATATTGTCTACAATACATTTGATCAAAACAGATTGTTTATCGGGATTAAACAAAATATAAGCCCAAAATTGAGCTACGATTTTGGGTATATGAATGTTTATCAGGAAAAAATAAATGGATATCAGTATGATATGAACCATACTATTCGATTGTTTTTTTATCTTAATTCTGATGTAAAACATAACCCTTCTAAGTCACCTGAGCATTCTTAA
- the aspA gene encoding aspartate ammonia-lyase yields the protein METTRREHDFLGELEIPNHLYYGIQTFRAVDNFNITGIPISKEPLFIKALGYVKKAAAMANLDCGALDSKIVEAICYGSDQVIAGKFDQEFVSDLIQGGAGTSVNMNANEVIANIGLEYLGHKKGEYKFLHPNNHVNCSQSTNDAYPSAFRIAVYLKMESFIKVLEDLEASFTAKGHEFSTVLKMGRTQLQDAVPMTLGQEFHSYATTIGEDIRQLRNAQSLVLEINMGATAIGTKVNAPEGYPEICVNYLAKEIGIPLTLSPDLIEATVDTGAYVQIMGTMKRTAVKVSKICNDLRLLSSGPRTGLNEINLPPRQPGSSIMPGKVNPVIPEVVNQTCFYVIGQDLTVTMAAESGQLQLNVMEPVIAFAMFTSLDYLTNAIQTLIDKCIKGITANEQHCYNMVMNSIGIVTQLNPILGYEESASIAGEALKTGKSVHEIVVVERKLITQDKWDEIYSLENLINPKFITS from the coding sequence ATGGAAACAACAAGAAGAGAACATGACTTTTTAGGCGAATTAGAAATTCCTAATCATTTATATTATGGAATTCAGACTTTCAGAGCAGTGGATAATTTTAATATTACAGGTATTCCAATTTCTAAAGAACCTCTATTTATAAAAGCTTTGGGGTATGTAAAGAAAGCAGCAGCAATGGCTAATTTGGACTGCGGTGCTTTAGATTCTAAAATCGTCGAAGCAATTTGTTATGGTAGTGATCAGGTAATAGCTGGGAAGTTTGATCAGGAATTTGTTAGTGATTTGATTCAGGGAGGTGCAGGAACATCTGTAAATATGAATGCTAATGAGGTAATCGCAAACATAGGTTTAGAATATTTAGGTCATAAAAAAGGCGAGTACAAATTCCTCCATCCTAACAATCATGTTAATTGTTCTCAGTCAACTAATGATGCTTACCCATCAGCTTTTAGAATTGCTGTGTATCTAAAAATGGAATCTTTTATTAAAGTTTTAGAAGATTTAGAAGCTTCATTTACAGCTAAAGGTCATGAATTTAGTACCGTTTTAAAAATGGGACGCACCCAATTGCAAGATGCAGTTCCAATGACCTTGGGACAGGAATTTCATTCTTATGCGACAACTATTGGAGAAGATATTAGACAATTGCGTAATGCCCAAAGTTTAGTTTTGGAAATTAATATGGGAGCAACTGCTATCGGAACCAAGGTGAATGCCCCGGAAGGATACCCAGAAATCTGTGTCAATTATTTGGCTAAAGAAATAGGAATCCCGTTAACCTTATCACCTGATTTGATTGAAGCAACTGTAGATACAGGAGCTTATGTGCAAATTATGGGTACTATGAAAAGAACTGCAGTTAAGGTTTCTAAGATTTGTAATGACTTACGTTTGTTAAGTTCTGGGCCTAGAACAGGATTGAATGAGATTAATTTACCTCCACGTCAGCCAGGTTCATCAATTATGCCAGGAAAAGTGAATCCTGTAATTCCAGAGGTAGTTAATCAAACTTGTTTTTATGTAATAGGTCAGGACTTAACAGTAACTATGGCTGCTGAGTCTGGGCAATTACAATTGAATGTAATGGAGCCAGTAATTGCTTTTGCAATGTTTACTTCATTAGATTATTTGACTAATGCAATTCAAACATTAATAGATAAGTGTATAAAAGGGATTACTGCGAATGAGCAGCATTGCTACAATATGGTGATGAATAGTATTGGAATCGTAACTCAATTAAATCCAATTTTAGGATATGAAGAAAGTGCCAGTATTGCAGGTGAGGCACTTAAAACTGGAAAGAGTGTTCATGAAATAGTAGTTGTGGAACGTAAATTAATAACTCAAGATAAATGGGATGAGATCTATTCATTGGAGAATTTAATCAATCCTAAATTTATTACTTCATAA